The following proteins are co-located in the Neomonachus schauinslandi chromosome 8, ASM220157v2, whole genome shotgun sequence genome:
- the LOC110583235 gene encoding 26S proteasome regulatory subunit 4-like, whose amino-acid sequence MGQSQSGGHGPGGGKKDDKDKKKKYEPPVPTRVGKKKKKTKGPDAASKLPLVTPHTQCRLKLLKLERIKDYLLMEEEFIRNQEQMKPLEEKQEEERSKVDDLRGTPMSVGTLEEIIDDNHAIVSTSVGSEHYVSILSFVDKDLLEPGCSVLLNHKVHAVIGVLMDDTDPLVTVMKVEKVPQETYADIGGLDNQIQEIKESVELPLTHPEYYEEMGIKPPKGVILYGPPGTGKTLLAKAVANQTSATFLRVVGSELIQKYLGDGPKLVRELFRVAEEHAPSIVFIDEIDAIGTKRYDSNSGGEREIQRTMLELLNQLDGFDSRGDVKVIMATNRIETLDPALIRPGRIDRRIEFPLPDEKTKKHIFQIHTSRMTLADDVTLDDLIMAKDDLSGADTKAICTEGGLMALRERRMKVTNEDFKKSKENVLYKKQEGTPEGLYL is encoded by the exons GTGGTCATGGCCCTGGAGGTGGCAAGAAGGATGAcaaggacaagaaaaagaaatatgaaccTCCTGTACCAACTAGagtggggaaaaagaagaagaaaacaaagggaccAGATGCTGCCAGCAAACTGCCACTGGTGACACCTCACACTCAGTGCCGgttaaaattattaaagttaGAGAGAATTAAAGATTATCTTCTCATGGAGGAAGAATTCATTAGAAATCAGGAACAAATGAAGCCTTTAGAAGAAAAGCAAGAGGAGGAAAGATCTAAGGTGGATGATCTGAGGGGGACCCCAATGTCAGTAGGAACCTTGGAAGAGATCATTGATGACAATCATGCCATCGTGTCTACATCTGTGGGCTCAGAACACTACGTCAGCATTCTTTCCTTTGTAGACAAGGATCTGCTGGAACCAGGCTGCTCCGTCCTGCTCAACCACAAGGTGCATGCTGTCATAGGGGTGCTCATGGATGACACAGATCCCTTGGTCACAGTGATGAAGGTAGAAAAGGTGCCCCAGGAAACCTACGCTGATATCGGGGGGTTGGACAACCAAATccaggaaattaaggaatctGTGGAGCTTCCTCTCACTCATCCTGAATATTATGAAGAGATGGGTATCAAGCCCCCAAAGGGGGTCATTCTCTATGGTCCACCTGGCACAGGTAAAACCTTATTAGCCAAAGCAGTAGCAAACCAAACCTCAGCCACTTTCTTGAGAGTGGTTGGCTCTGAACTTATTCAGAAGTACCTAGGTGATGGGCCCAAACTCGTTCGGGAATTGTTTCGAGTTGCAGAAGAACACGCACCATCCATCGTGTTTATTGATGAAATTGATGCCATTGGAACAAAAAGATATGACTCAAATTCTGGTGGTGAGAGAGAAATTCAGCGAACGATGCTGGAACTGCTGAACCAGTTGGATGGATTTGATTCAAGGGGTGACGTGAAAGTTATTATGGCCACAAACCGAATAGAGACTTTGGATCCGGCCCTTATCAGACCAGGCCGCATTGACAGGAGGATCGAGTTCCCCCTGCCCGACGAAAAGACTAAGAAGCACATCTTTCAGATCCACACAAGCAGGATGACGCTGGCCGATGACGTGACCCTGGACGACTTGATCATGGCTAAAGATGACCTCTCGGGTGCCGACACCAAGGCGATCTGTACAGAAGGTGGTCTGATGGCCTTGAGAGAACGTAGAATGAAAGTAACAAATGAAGACTTCAAGAAATCTAAAGAAAACGTTCTTTATAAAAAACAagaag gcACCCCTGAAGGACTGTATCTCTAG